In a genomic window of Lycium ferocissimum isolate CSIRO_LF1 chromosome 9, AGI_CSIRO_Lferr_CH_V1, whole genome shotgun sequence:
- the LOC132031649 gene encoding GCN5-related N-acetyltransferase 8-like, with protein MAEYHGLSEIFTTTETSLCNNLFKSSNPPFHSPTALILEISPNPFPITTKLSDLSTDFIPIIKNNCNLDNLEISDPELETFKSKFNGENNNCNVYVAGHVIVFPSYNGFFEKPGLYLDQMFVRKCYRGMRFGKMLFSAVALQAEKMGMGMVDWLVADWNEESINFYEKMGAHYIPEYRLCKLYGDQLQQYAKKSD; from the coding sequence ATGGCAGAATATCATGGCCTATCAGAAATATTCACTACCACAGAAACATCACTTTgcaacaatttattcaaatcATCAAATCCTCCTTTTCATTCTCCCACAGCCCTCATCCTAGAAATTTCTCCCAACCCTTTTCCTATAACCACAAAATTATCCGACCTTAGTACTGATTTCATCCCTATTATCAAGAACAATTGCAATCTTGATAATTTGGAAATTTCGGACCCTGAACTCGAGACTTTTAAGTCCAAATTTAATGGTGAGAATAATAATTGCAACGTTTATGTAGCGGGTCATGTGATTGTTTTTCCTAGCTACAATGGTTTTTTTGAGAAGCCTGGTTTATATTTAGACCAAATGTTTGTGAGGAAGTGTTATAGGGGGATGAGGTTtggaaaaatgttattttcTGCCGTTGCATTGCAAGCTGAGAAAATGGGAATGGGGATGGTTGATTGGCTTGTGGCTGATTGGAATGAAGAAAGTATTAATTTCTATGAGAAAATGGGGGCTCATTATATTCCGGAATATAGGCTTTGTAAATTGTATGGAGATCAGCTTCAACAATATGCCAAGAAATCTGATTGA